A stretch of the Capsicum annuum cultivar UCD-10X-F1 chromosome 8, UCD10Xv1.1, whole genome shotgun sequence genome encodes the following:
- the LOC107839850 gene encoding probable aquaporin PIP-type pTOM75, producing the protein MGYSREGIAWAFGGGHINPGVNIWSVSGKEIVPIQGNVLHCDAMSWCNLCANDVSRGYTKGDGLGAEIIGTFVLACCVLCAADAKRNARDFHVPILAPLSIGFPVFLVHLATILITGTNPVRNLGDAIVYNGEHAWDDH; encoded by the exons ATGGGTTACTCAAGAGAAGGCATTGCATGGGCTTTTGGAG GTGGACACATTAACCCTGGTGTTAACATTTGGTCTGTTTCTGGCAAGGAAATTGTCCCTATCCAGGGCAATGTTCTACATTGTGATGCAATGTCATGGTGCAATTTGTGTGCCAATGATGTCAGCCGTGGTTATACCAAGGGAGATGGCCTTGGTGCTGAGATTATTGGTACTTTTGTTCTTGCCTGCTGTGTCTTATGTGCTGCTGATGCCAAGAGAAATGCCAGAGACTTCCATGTCCCT ATTTTGGCTCCTCTTTCAATTGGATTTCCAGTGTTCTTGGTTCATTTGGCCACCATCCTTATCACCGGCACTAACCCTGTTAGAAACCTTGGTGATGCCATTGTCTACAACGGAGAACATGCGTGGGATGACCAT
- the LOC124885249 gene encoding probable aquaporin PIP1-5 encodes MKLCATSPSSPSLVNLGVVKPFLENFSSYPVAGLTLGIVPIQGSVLHCDAMSWCNLCAGVIKGFQPSLFEIKEGGANDVIRGYTKGDGLGAEIIGTSVLVYGVLCAADAKRNARLPCPFELIVYTNSWLCFCRFWQCFWFSWPPSFIIGIGINPAGNLGDAIVYNDEHAWDGHNFKRTCLSAVFC; translated from the exons ATGAAGCTTTGTGCAACTTCCCCATCTTCTCCTTCCTTGGTCAACTTAGGTGTTGTTAAGCCTTTCCTGGAAAACTTTAGTAGCTATCCAGTTGCTGGTCTTACCTTg GGAATTGTCCCTATCCAGGGCAGTGTTCTACATTGTGATGCAATGTCTTGGTGCAATTTGTGTGCTGGTGTTATCAAAGGGTTCCAGCCATCTTTGTTTGAGATTAAGGAGGGAGGTGCCAATGATGTCATCCGTGGTTACACCAAGGGAGATGGCCTTGGTGCTGAGATTATTGGTACTTCTGTTCTTGTCTACGGTGTCTTATGCGCTGCTGATGCCAAGAGAAATGCCAGACTCCCATGTCCCT TTGAGCTAATTGTGTATACTAACTCATGGTTGTGTTTTTGTAGATTTTGGCAGTGTTTTTGGTTCTCTTGGCCACCATCGTTTATCATAGGCATTGGCATTAACCCTGCTGGAAACCTAGGTGATGCCATTGTCTACAACGATGAACATGCGTGGGATGGCCAT AATTTTAAGAGAACCTGCTTGTCTGCTGTGTTTTGCTGA